One Palaemon carinicauda isolate YSFRI2023 chromosome 4, ASM3689809v2, whole genome shotgun sequence DNA segment encodes these proteins:
- the LOC137639359 gene encoding uncharacterized protein yields MVGDSLTDAFEVKTEVLQGGILSPLLFIMVIDYIMNKVMRGMNNGIQWKRDQRLYDLEYADYVLLIASTTAETQEMVDRLVLERRKVGLVINQRKTEIMQIQSGDQTNCLSPLVLTAI; encoded by the coding sequence ATGGTTGGTGATAGTCTTACAGatgcatttgaagtcaagactgAAGTACTACAAGGTGGGATACTGTCCCCTCTACTGTTTATTATGGTGATTGATTATATTATGAATAAAGTAATGCGaggaatgaataatggcattcaatGGAAAAGGGACCAGAGATTATATGATCTTGAATACGCAGATTATGTACTTCTAATTGCCTCTACAACGGCTGAAACGCAGGAAATGGTTGATAGGTTAGTGCTGGAGAggagaaaggttggattggtgatcaaccagagaaagactgagATCATGCAGATTCAGAGTGGTGATCAGACAAACTGTCTTTCCCCCTTGGTATTGACAGCAATCTAA
- the LOC137639023 gene encoding UDP-glycosyltransferase UGT5-like: MKILLLLATVLSCECSKVLMILPLGSASHKNIVTPLAESLGQRGHQVTIASLHASSTNTSRSFTDLVAADAWNSIKKVTGEFDVFKMREASGGKNVNSQVMKKVLHHLPEYCDAFLRDPGVQDAWRTKPDLILLPAFMNECGLALVHKFKVPFMYVTTSGLTPWTADLLGNPEHPAYVPNQYLPYGDHMNLWERTLNTVVRFISPYLRNRLVLSRLDGVVQRFLKDPFVSLSEVEKNVSLVLVNSHYSLGYPRPLLPNVVEVGGMHCRNPRPIQDVELKHFLDSSPVPVVFFSLGSSIRSDQLPADLRNALVSAFARLPYRILWKWEGAPIAGLSANVLTRAWLPQQDVLGHEKVRAFLTHGGLLSMQEAIYHNVPMVGVPLMSDQHLNVRQVVNLGIGRELTLETMNSHSIMEAITAVIENQSYRDQVKIRSALLKDQETSSLDRAVYWTEHVLRHGGAQHLRSAAANMSIHQYMMIDVIAVLTLAAVVLLFCLKWLLKFVYFALVFALKKASTKLLKSIKGHLHIE, encoded by the exons ATGAAGATCCTGCTTCTTCTAGCAACTGTTCTCTCCTGCGAATGTTCGAAAGTTCTGATGATATTACCCTTAGGATCTGCTTCTCACAAGAACATAGTGACGCCCTTAGCAGAGTCCCTCGGGCAGCGAGGTCACCAGGTCACCATTGCCTCCCTACACGCCAGCTCTACCAACACCTCTCGTTCCTTCACTGATCTTGTGGCCGCTGATGCCTGGAACTCTATCAAGAAAGTGACGGGCGAATTTGATGTCTTCAAGATGAGAGAAGCGAGTGGAGGAAAGAATGTCAACTCCCAAGTCATGAAAAAGGTTCTCCATCATCTACCCGAGTACTGTGACGCCTTTTTGAGAGACCCTGGCGTACAGGATGCATGGCGCACTAAGCCTGACTTGATTCTCTTGCCAGCTTTCATGAATGAGTGTGGATTAGCACTTGTACACAAATTCAAGGTTCCCTTTATGTATGTGACCACTTCTGGCCTTACGCCTTGGACAGCTGACCTCCTCGGAAACCCTGAACATCCTGCATATGTCCCCAACCAGTATCTTCCATATGGAGACCACATGAACCTCTGGGAAAGAACACTGAACACAGTTGTAAG GTTCATCTCACCATACCTACGAAATCGTCTTGTGCTATCTCGGTTGGATGGTGTCGTCCAGAGGTTTCTGAAGGATCCATTTGTTTCACTTTCTGAAGTAGAGAAGAACGTTTCACTGGTTCTGGTCAACTCGCACTACTCCTTAGGCTACCCACGCCCACTGCTGCCTAATGTTGTAGAAGTGGGTGGCATGCACTGTCGCAATCCACGCCCAATACAAGACGTAGAGCTGAAACACTTCTTGGACTCTTCTCCTGTTCCTGTAGTTTTCTTCAGTCTTGGATCATCGATTCGTAGTGACCAATTACCTGCTGACCTGCGCAATGCTTTGGTGTCAGCCTTCGCTCGCCTTCCATATCGCATCCTGTGGAAATGGGAAGGAGCTCCTATTGCAGGTCTGTCGGCAAACGTCTTGACACGTGCTTGGCTTCCCCAGCAGGATGTCCTTGGACACGAGAAGGTCAGGGCCTTCTTAACTCACGGTGGACTGCTGTCTATGCAAGAGGCTATTTACCATAATGTGCCCATGGTTGGCGTTCCCTTAATGAGTGACCAACACCTGAATGTACGTCAGGTCGTTAATCTGGGTATTGGCCGAGAGCTCACTCTGGAGACCATGAACTCCCATTCCATCATGGAGGCAATAACAGCAGTCATCGAAAACCAGTCCTACCGAGATCAGGTCAAGATAAGGTCAGCCTTATTAAAGGACCAAGAAACTTCATCATTGGACCGAGCTGTCTACTGGACCGAACACGTCCTCCGTCACGGAGGGGCCCAACACCTCAGATCAGCTGCTGCCAACATGTCCATCCATCAGTACATGATGATCGATGTAATAGCTGTGCTTACTCTTGCAGCTGTTGTTCTGCTGTTCTGTCTGAAATGGCTACTGAAATTCGTGTACTTTGCACTTGTATTTGCTCTCAAGAAAGCATCTACCAAGTTGCTAAAGTCAATCAAAGGCCATCTCCATATAGAGTAA
- the LOC137639869 gene encoding UDP-glycosyltransferase UGT5-like, translating into MKILLLLATVLSCECSKVLMILPLGSASHKNIVTPLAESLGRRGHQVTVASLHAGSAKASRSFTDLVAADAWNSIKKVTGEFDVFKMREASGGKNVNSQVMKKVLHHLPEYCDAFLRDPGVQDAWRTKPDLILLPAFMNECGLALVHKFKVPFMYVTTSGLTPWTADLLGNPEHPAYVPNQYLPYGDYMNLWERILNTIVRFISPYLRNRLVLSRLDGVVQRFLKDPFVSLSEVEKNVSLVLVNSHYSLGYPRPLLPNVVEVGGMHCRNPRPIQDVELKHFLDSSPVPVVFFSLGSSIRSDQLPADLRNALVSAFARLPYRILWKWEGAPIAGLSSNVLTRSWLPQQDVLGHEKVMAFLTHGGLLSMQEAIYHNVPMVGIPLMSDQHLNVRQVVNLGIGRELTLETMNSHSIVEAITAVIENQSYRDQVKIRSALLKDQETSSLDRAVYWTEHVLRHGGAQHFRSAAANMSIHQYMMIDVIAVLTLAAVVLLFCLKWLLKFMYCALVFALKKASTKLLRSIKGHLHIE; encoded by the exons ATGAAGATCCTGCTTCTTCTAGCAACTGTTCTCTCCTGCGAATGTTCGAAAGTTCTGATGATATTACCCTTAGGATCTGCTTCCCACAAGAACATAGTGACGCCCTTAGCGGAGTCTCTTGGACGGCGAGGTCACCAGGTCACCGTTGCCTCCCTACACGCCGGCTCTGCCAAAGCCTCTCGTTCCTTCACTGATCTTGTGGCCGCTGATGCCTGGAACTCTATCAAGAAAGTGACTGGCGAATTTGATGTCTTCAAGATGAGAGAAGCGAGTGGAGGAAAGAACGTCAACTCCCAAGTCATGAAAAAGGTTCTCCATCATCTACCCGAGTACTGTGACGCCTTTTTGAGAGACCCTGGCGTACAGGATGCATGGCGCACTAAGCCCGACTTGATTCTCTTGCCAGCTTTCATGAATGAGTGTGGATTAGCCCTTGTACACAAATTCAAGGTTCCCTTTATGTATGTGACCACTTCTGGCCTTACGCCTTGGACAGCTGACCTCCTCGGAAACCCTGAACATCCGGCCTATGTCCCCAACCAATATCTTCCATATGGAGACTACATGAACCTCTGGGAAAGAATACTGAACACAATTGTAAG GTTCATCTCACCATACCTACGAAATCGTCTCGTGCTGTCTCGGTTGGATGGTGTCGTCCAGAGGTTTCTGAAGGATCCATTTGTTTCACTTTCTGAAGTAGAGAAGAACGTTTCACTGGTTCTGGTCAACTCCCACTACTCCTTAGGTTACCCACGCCCACTTCTGCCTAATGTTGTAGAAGTGGGTGGCATGCACTGTCGCAATCCACGCCCAATACAAGACGTAGAGCTGAAACACTTCTTGGACTCTTCTCCTGTTCCTGTAGTTTTCTTCAGTCTTGGATCATCGATTCGTAGTGACCAATTACCTGCTGACCTGCGCAATGCTTTGGTGTCAGCCTTCGCTCGCCTTCCATATCGTATCCTGTGGAAATGGGAAGGAGCTCCTATTGCAGGTCTGTCGTCAAACGTCTTGACACGTTCTTGGCTTCCCCAGCAGGATGTCCTTGGACACGAGAAGGTCATGGCCTTCTTAACTCATGGCGGACTGCTGTCTATGCAAGAGGCTATTTACCATAATGTGCCCATGGTTGGCATTCCCTTAATGAGTGACCAACACCTGAATGTACGTCAGGTCGTTAATCTGGGAATTGGCCGAGAGCTCACTCTGGAGACCATGAACTCCCATTCCATCGTGGAGGCAATAACAGCAGTCATCGAAAACCAGTCATACCGAGATCAGGTCAAGATAAGGTCAGCCTTATTAAAGGACCAAGAAACGTCATCACTGGACCGAGCTGTCTACTGGACCGAACACGTCCTCCGTCACGGAGGGGCCCAACACTTCAGATCAGCTGCTGCCAACATGTCCATCCATCAGTACATGATGATTGATGTAATAGCTGTACTTACTCTTGCAGCTGTTGTTCTACTGTTTTGTCTGAAATGGCTACTGAAATTCATGTACTGTGCACTTGTATTTGCTCTCAAGAAAGCATCTACCAAGTTGCTAAGGTCAATCAAAGGTCATCTCCATATAGAGTAA
- the LOC137639870 gene encoding UDP-glycosyltransferase UGT5-like → MKILLLLATALSFCDCSKVLMILPLGSASHKTIVTPLAESLGQQGHQVTVASLHAGSANASRSFTDLVAADAWNSIKKVTGEFDVFKMREASGGKNVNSQVMKKVLHHLPEYCDAFLRDPGVQDAWRTKPDLILLPAFMNECGLALVHKFKVPFMYVTTSGLTPWTADLLGNPEHPAYVPNQYLPYGDHMNLWERTLNTIVRFISPYLRNRLVMSRLDGVVQRFLKDPFVSLSEVEKNVSLVLVNSHYSLGYPRPLLPNVVEVGGMHCRNPRPIQDVELKHFLDSSPVPVIFFSLGSSIRSEQLPADLRNALVSAFARLPYRILWKWEGAPIAGLSANVLTRAWLPQQDVLGHEKVRAFLTHGGLLSMQEAIYHNVPMVGIPLMSDQHLNVRQVVNLGIGRELTLETMNSHSIMEAITAVIENQSYRDQVKIRSALLKDQETPSLDRAVYWTEHVLRHGGAQHLRSAAANMSIHQYMMIDVIAVLTLAAVVLLFCLKWLLKFMYCALLFALKKVSIKLLKSIKGHLHIE, encoded by the exons ATGAAGATCCTTCTTCTTTTAGCAACTGCTCTTTCCTTCTGCGATTGTTCGAAAGTTCTGATGATATTACCCTTAGGATCTGCTTCTCACAAAACCATAGTGACGCCCTTAGCAGAGTCCCTTGGGCAGCAAGGTCACCAGGTCACGGTTGCCTCCCTACACGCCGGCTCTGCCAACGCCTCTCGTTCCTTCACTGATCTTGTGGCTGCTGATGCCTGGAACTCTATCAAGAAAGTGACGGGCGAATTTGATGTCTTCAAGATGAGAGAAGCGAGTGGAGGAAAGAACGTCAACTCCCAAGTCATGAAAAAGGTTCTGCATCATCTACCCGAGTACTGTGACGCCTTTTTGAGAGACCCTGGCGTACAGGATGCATGGCGCACTAAGCCCGACTTGATTCTCTTGCCAGCTTTCATGAATGAGTGTGGATTAGCCCTTGTACACAAATTCAAGGTTCCCTTCATGTATGTGACCACTTCTGGGCTTACGCCTTGGACAGCTGACCTCCTCGGAAACCCTGAACATCCTGCATATGTCCCCAACCAGTATCTTCCTTATGGAGACCACATGAACCTCTGGGAAAGAACACTGAACACAATTGTAAG GTTCATCTCACCATACCTACGAAATCGTCTTGTGATGTCTCGGTTGGATGGTGTCGTCCAGAGGTTTCTGAAGGATCCATTTGTTTCACTTTCTGAAGTAGAGAAGAACGTTTCACTGGTTCTGGTCAACTCCCACTACTCCTTGGGCTACCCACGCCCACTGCTGCCTAATGTTGTAGAAGTGGGTGGCATGCACTGTCGCAATCCACGCCCAATACAAGACGTAGAGCTGAAACATTTCTTGGACTCTTCTCCTGTTCCTGTAATTTTCTTCAGTCTTGGATCATCAATTCGTAGTGAACAATTACCTGCTGACCTGCGCAATGCTTTGGTGTCAGCCTTCGCTCGCCTTCCATATCGCATCCTGTGGAAATGGGAAGGAGCTCCTATTGCAGGTCTGTCGGCAAACGTCTTGACACGTGCTTGGCTTCCCCAGCAGGATGTCCTTGGACACGAGAAGGTCAGGGCCTTCTTAACTCATGGTGGACTGCTGTCTATGCAAGAGGCTATTTACCATAATGTGCCCATGGTTGGCATTCCCTTAATGAGTGACCAACACCTGAATGTACGTCAGGTCGTTAATCTGGGTATTGGCCGAGAGCTCACTCTGGAGACCATGAACTCCCATTCCATCATGGAGGCAATAACAGCAGTCATCGAAAACCAGTCCTACAGAGATCAGGTCAAGATAAGGTCAGCCTTATTAAAGGACCAAGAAACGCCATCACTGGACCGAGCTGTCTACTGGACCGAACACGTCCTCCGTCACGGAGGGGCCCAACACCTCAGATCAGCTGCTGCCAACATGTCCATCCATCAGTACATGATGATCGATGTAATAGCTGTGCTTACTCTTGCAGCTGTTGTTCTGCTGTTCTGTCTGAAATGGCTACTGAAATTCATGTACTGCGCACTTTTATTTGCTCTCAAGAAAGTATCTATAAAGTTGCTAAAGTCAATCAAAGGTCATCTCCATATAGAGTAA